The genomic stretch caattttgtgaaTTATGACcataatcttaattttaagagttaatgCACTCAAATGTGTGTCTTTGATCTTCAACGATCACCATCTAAGTCAACAGTTTCTCCGGAACTCCTGTCTGTCAGTTTAAGCCAAATTCCTCCAAGGGCAGTAGTGATGACGGTCCTTGGGTGAAACTTTATCGTTTCTGGAGTGGAAGGAGAACGGTGTACCTGGAACTTTCTGAGCAGCATTGCAAGCCCAGTCTTCACCGTCATTTTTCCAAATCTCTGACCTATAACGTACATTTCatttaagtatacaaacaatatgCTTGTGAGTTCCATACGAGCGTGCTTGGCTCGTATTAATCCATTAAGAAAACTGTTGTTATGTTTCAAACATACGAGTATTCCATTCCTGAAAGAAAGACACATACAATCGTAGTTTgcaatatttcatgaaaaacgtaataactaatttaatgttCTAGAAAGAATTTTGGTTTTCATCTCTAAACATAgcactgttatttttaattcaattattatacaggaaatgtttggaaaatgcttgatgtgaaaatatatttaatcttttatatttgtagTTCAAGCTAAAATATGAGATTCTATCATTGCTGTATGTAATCATTTAGAAATGTACTTAGAAGATCGTACTCTGACACTCAAAGATATACTTGAAAGGAACATGCTTGTCACTTCTTATTCATTAGATTACTACATAATGACTTACCTATACAAAATCTAGGTCCTTCGCCGAATGGCATGTATGAGTAAGGTTTAATGTTGACCTTATTCTCCTTGCTGAACCGTTCAGGAATGAACTGTTCCGGGTCTGGGAACAGGTCTGGGTCGTAGTGAAGTCCTTGTACTGACATCAAAACTTGAGTGCCTTTCTCGATTACAATCTTTGTACCAGCGATTTCGTAATCCTGAGAACTCTCACGGACTAAAAATGCCACAGGAGGGTACTTTCTTAGCGTTTCTGAAAAACATGATTATTAAGTTTGTACTATATTGCAGTTCCTTTATGGaagttaataaattgtattaaatttaagcaaattaaagtcataaatattaatattgatgtgCATTTAGTTTAGTGGAAATGTTGATTCAATCAATTGCGTTTGATATTGGGAAACTAATACCATAACTAAAGcaatagtttatacattttaaaactatttaaaattaaaatgaaggtatatttaaaaataaagatttttaaaacctTAGCAGTTCAACCaaggaaataaaaaggaaaatagcTTTTATTTAAGAACTTGGCTCAATACTATTGGAAGTATCGGTAAGCAAACATAAAAAGATGCTTAGAAATAGTTCaaatagtataaatgtttaaagaagttTACGAAATGGAGTTTGGAAAGGAACTAAATGAATCAAACTCCTATCAGATAAGAATTGGGGTAATGGTTGTTTTCTTTCTGGGCGTTTCAACTGTGCTAGATGTTATTGTTGTATGATTTGATGTGTCAACCATTCCTTGGACCAATTCTGtttttgaaaacaatgtttaattttttgtagcaaaacatcaaaataaacataaaaacccctttttaaatagctaaataaatataatatattaaatttatttagctaCTCtcgaatatattttgttttttaaactttaattacattaattaacttTGTAAACAAGCTCAGAactattaagaaatattaacGTGTAACATATTACCGCATGTCGCCTAACTGTCCTATCCTGTATGATGGCTTAGTGtgtagacattttattatatcatCAATGATGTTAAACTCAATTTAGTGGACAAAAACAAGAATGCATCATGTGGTAACATTTTGCATAACGCTTCATCTCTATATAGACATGGATGAACTGATGATGcttgtccaaccatggaatttgggcTGAGCACTGTTGAAGGCTATCACTCAGTAGgatgacacaatttctttttcgTTTACCGGGGGTAGTAAACATGTATTTTTCGTACGATTGTAATTGGTACATACATGTTACCAGTTATATGAGCAGCTCAAAGGAGCGATAGTCTGGTTTGTGGCCCGTGATTGACCAGGACAGATAACTGGAACTAGTCTTCAACAAAGCCAACCCTAGTGGAGCTTTCTTTTTATTCATCCTAACTTTGCCATAAATCTGGCATCATTATCGTTGTAATTGTCGTGTTATCGGATTCTTGGATTATAACAAAGCAGAGTCGCTGTTAGttactgatatttattttgatcTACCTCTTCTTTAGTTcatgtacataatatttataacaattaaatctCCTCTCTAACTTTTCCGTTATGAAtttaattccataaatattttcCGCAAGTTGTAGCTCTTTTGCAATCCCATAATTCCTAACCACAAACTATATTACAAAACACCAGATAAATAAATACGATGATTTTACTAATTGGCTGGGCTTTAGCAAACTGTATCACTCATGTtgctggaaaattttcatttctgtcagtctgtcttCCTGTTTGCATGATATCTGGAAAACAAAATTCcttacctatagactttaaattgtacataagacatcatttatatatgaggaacaccgaGATCGATAATGGTATATATCACTACAAGGGATTTGGTTATGCggtatcaattatttttatactaactaTCTTATTAGTAACCaaaatggcaacgagaaaatagataaataaattataaacacactCAGTACACccataaataattcaaacaagtGACGCATTGAAACCTGTCACCTAACCATCCCAACACACGCAGCATCACTTTGTACTGACTTGGTGTAtacactttaattatttaaacacttatatgacaaccaataaaataaacaaaatttttattgattatctAGTAAGATATGTCGAggaagatttcatatgtagacttgaaattttgcatgaaacttcatttctacaagaatcaCTTCTATGATGCGCCATTTTTGTATCAACTTCTTTTTATATAATCGTCTCCCCGTCTGGCTATTCGAAGGACATTTCAAGAATAATTGtactattgaattaaatttatcatacaaccccagtgaagcttgttacgccCGAAGTATGACGTACACCTTGTATCTACTAAGGTAGACTGTCAGCCAGTGCACAGTCAGTTAACCGAATGCAATACTGACAAATCACAATATATTCATACATTCTGAAATCTTACCTCCTAGTTTTCCGAACTTTATCGAAGCCTATTAGTCGACAGGTAAGACATTTCattcctgtctgtctgtgtgtctgtctgcacaatatctcgaaagcGGAAtgatctatagattttaaatattgcataaagctttatttatgTATGATGAACACTGTGtccgatgatggtgcatgtcaatccatgggattcggctgagcatcagtgaatatttttatattattggtaaTCATTATGATAACGAGAAAATAGCTATACGCAAACAAATAGAGAACAATCGTATGAGATTTTCATATGGGATACTTGTGTTCATAGAGTGAAATGACAATTTAATAGAATGGACAATAAATGTGCACTCTTGTGCTGTAAAGCCCTACCTATATCTtgttatttgaacactgctaggAAACCTAACTTAATAGACCAAAACTCGATTTTATCATGTGGAATGATAAGAGGAGAAATATTTCATTCGTATACTTTAAATCTTTGTtgatacttcatttctacatctacaaaaatgttttctatgatagtgcatgtccaaacatggaatttggctgactCAACCTTTGTCAACTCTGATTGATTTTCTGTCTATCTTCCCACAAGACATCTCGAGAGAAAAGAGTAATACatatgaaatgttgcatgcaactaCGGTttagcctgttacgcgacacgtggtgtgtcaTACTCCTATCTTAAAGTTATTAGTCCTTATGAAgatattttgaactattatttACTTCTAATAGAGGTCATTAATtaacaccataaataaataactttttatatgaaatttacaacatatttaaagGTGGTTTATATAGTCACAACTTAATTTAAGGCCCCGAGAACataatatacttaattaaattCCTATACTATTGGAACATTTGTCACCTCTAGTTCGACATTCAAGGCTcactcaataaatacacattatatTTGCTAGTAAAAGACCATCCAtatcattttttaacattaataacgAATTTTCATTCATCTTTCAAACAAATTGATAGTGACAGTTTTTGTAAAAGGGATTCCATTTCACGAGAAGTGATTGATTGGAAGGTTGCCGAAGTTGAAACAAGTGCCTCTTAACGACCACTTCTTTTATTCTTATAACTTTCTCGATAGGTCTTCAACCATTAAAAGCCCTCATTAAAACATCTTTGGGTACTTTTGTTCCTTCAAGATTAATTTGGAAATCCTAGTTATTATTGAAACGTTCTATTCAAAGTTAGGATTTAATTCAAACCGATCATAActcattcaaataattttaaaataatcggtTTTGTGTTCCATGTATTGTTTTTACAGTAATTCCTTACTGTTCaaccaatttattttcattttgtattgttACTAATAATCTGTATTAGCCTAAATCAATAAATGTGTTCGACTTAAAAAAAGTTCTTCTTGTGAAGGAAATAGATTTTTTTCGGataaaagttcttttttaatcaaTAGCAAAAGTGTAAATAGTAGCTCtgattccttaaaaaatatataaataaatataagtataatttaaccCCTATCTGTCAtcaatctaattttttattactcCTAACACAAACAGTTGAAATATGCATCTATTTTTCAAAAGACCTgtagtatttcaataaaaagaaacTACCCGATACTTTGTAAAATTACTTGTACATCAAGCAATTTCATTTACCAATTGTCGTGTAAAACTGCACATTGGTAAGAAAATGTCTGCATTGAACATTATAATGCCCAAACATTGCAGcggtaaaaatcttaaaattaaatccaatcctatttcgactcatgcaatggagcataaaaattcaataaatgttttttttttcagtattaaCCGAATTCAGAatccaaataaacttaaaatttatcatttagaaaTAGTACATTTGAGGTTTATACAAACTAAACTTCTTCATGGTCTAAATTTAGAAAAGGATAGTTACATGaggttattttattaagtataattactttaCTCCGATTTGTTGCAGTTaaaggaattaaattttatatgggaGCGTACTTTTTATcaaaggaaacaaaataaactaGTATTACGGGCGTAATCAAGCCATTGTTATATCAGTTATGCAATGAAATATGATAGCATCTGCAAATTTCTTATATTGCTCTTTTATGAGCAGCAGGATGTATAAGATTAAAATGCTAAATTCAAATTGACACGCTTAATTGTTTGGTGTAAATATAAAAGCTTATATGAAACTGTTATTCTTCTGTACTTAGTGAGTACTTAAGACATTACATACCGTCAACAACCATGTCGAGATACTCCAAGTTGGTAATGCTGTCATAAGAAATCTCCCGGAGAGAGTCGACCTCCTCCAGGAGCCTCGCCTGTACAGCGGGGTTCATTGCCAGCTCGTACAGACAGAAACTCATGGCTCGGGACGTTGTCTCAGATCCGGCCACGATAAACACGAATGCCTCAGCAGCCACTTCCATGTCTGAGAATCTTACTTTAGCATCTGTCGAACATAACCAATTAACTTTAAGAATTAGTAGTTTCTTAATACGGAAAAAGCATAACACTTCTCAATAAATTCAACTCATCTacttatatttaatgttacaaactGTACCGTGTCGAGTTTTAACGTGATTACTGTAAGCGGACCAATTATTTATTGCAACAACGAACCCTTATTTATTATGAGCACGCGGTACTTTCTTTACTTTCTTGCTTATGAAAGTTAATAGGGTTATTTGAAAATGAACCGATACAGTAGAATATCAGAGTATCCAACAGAACACGACAAttcgcacagacggacggactgccGTTAGAGCTTTTGATCCCAAATTCAATACAGCTCTCTCTTGGAAAAAGAAACCCATTAAGTAAGGTTTCGAGTCTCTAGGACCTTTACGCCTTGTAAAAAGTATCACCCAGGCGGTCAGTTAGACAGACAGGTGAAATGGCCTTTAACTGTTTGACCTAAAAAATCCGCAAGAGTTTACCTTGGACCACAGGAGCCTATGTGGCAAGCTTTAACATTCATTATCAAAATATTGTTCTGACAGACAGACTTGCAGACAGAGAGAGACAGACTGCtctttaaccttttgtctccaaaatgaataaagtttgttttttcacTTCACTAAGCGAAACCTTTGAAGTATTGACAGACTAATGGATAACGAAACGATTTTTGGAAGGCTCTTACGAATCCTTAATAAGGTGTtgaatttacatataaattttttgaTAATAGATTTTATCATTTAATCATCCCTATTTTATATTGAAGATGTTTTAGGAAATTACTTAAACCttgttacaataaaaatctaaaataaatgttattttaaaataatcgtagtaaactttttaaaagaaaaaatcaatttttttcacCTTCAGTTCCAAAAGATCCAGAATCTCGAAGTTGAATCAGAAGTTGCAAGTAATCATTTCTAACGACGCCGTTGGCCTCCCTGTACTTGATGGCATCCATCACAAGAGATATAAAGAAGTCGGAGACATCCGGGGGGGTTACTTTCATCTTGAACAATCTGGCTACATCATTGTTGAACCTGAGAAGTGCTGTCAGTATTCTTTCTGCCGTCGGCGCGAATAGCTTGTTGGCCATCTTGACAAATCTAGAATCCTCATTGGTCAAAGCGTCGCTGTCAAGACCAAAGGAAGTGTTCGATATAACCGCTAATCCATATCTGGAGAACAACGTCTGGCaatcaacaaatttatttctgGACGATAATTGTTCCGCAACTTGGACCATCACTTTGGCACATTCCACGATGATATTGAACATTCCCTTCATCTTCCCTGAAGAAAACGTCGGACTCATTTTTGCTCTAGTCGTCTTCCACTCATGCCCGGCCAGCGCAAAAATGTGTGCTGAGAGAGGGTCAACTTCTTTGTTGTAGTACAAGCCTCTGTCTTGAAACATGTCAAAATCTTTCACTAGGACGTCCCTTATCACGTTCAAATCAACGATGAGGACTTTCTTCTTCCACAAGGAAAGATAACCGACCACTTTGAGTTCTTTGTTTTTTGAGTAAAGGTCGGCTAAAATGCTCGAGAATGACTTCTGTACAGGAGCTGAAGTGATAAGGCTAGTCAGCGACAGAGACGGTCCGTCAAAGTGCATCCCACGCTTTTCGAAGTAAcgattgacatatattttatatagaagaCGAGGCATAAGAGGAGAGCCACTACTAAGGTGCTCAGACAGAGCAACAGTGAACTTATAAGTCCCATAACTTCttctttattttagttattattaccCTCTTCTAAGTGGTAAAGTCTGAAACAATCACAatctattaaagttaaaataaagtacACGAACAATATCAACATGAAAGCTTCAAATTACAATTGTCTTAAATTTGTTacgtcatatattttatttatttatcaaagtgACAAATTTCAACGTCATGTTTTGAGCCTGAACTATTTACAGGtgttatattgtacaaaaatattacagaatCAAAGTTTTTAAGACTTTCATTCTCAATGTCTAGATTGAAGTAAATGGGTGCAATCTCAAACATTGAACGTCTGtttgtttaagtttaaagttCCATTGTAATAAAgttctattacaaaaaaaaaataaaaatataactaatattggtataaaaactaaaaaaaatggaGGCTAGCGACTAAACGACACATATCTGACCCATAtttctagaatt from Homalodisca vitripennis isolate AUS2020 chromosome 2, UT_GWSS_2.1, whole genome shotgun sequence encodes the following:
- the LOC124354850 gene encoding probable cytochrome P450 6a14, with the protein product MPRLLYKIYVNRYFEKRGMHFDGPSLSLTSLITSAPVQKSFSSILADLYSKNKELKVVGYLSLWKKKVLIVDLNVIRDVLVKDFDMFQDRGLYYNKEVDPLSAHIFALAGHEWKTTRAKMSPTFSSGKMKGMFNIIVECAKVMVQVAEQLSSRNKFVDCQTLFSRYGLAVISNTSFGLDSDALTNEDSRFVKMANKLFAPTAERILTALLRFNNDVARLFKMKVTPPDVSDFFISLVMDAIKYREANGVVRNDYLQLLIQLRDSGSFGTEDAKVRFSDMEVAAEAFVFIVAGSETTSRAMSFCLYELAMNPAVQARLLEEVDSLREISYDSITNLEYLDMVVDETLRKYPPVAFLVRESSQDYEIAGTKIVIEKGTQVLMSVQGLHYDPDLFPDPEQFIPERFSKENKVNIKPYSYMPFGEGPRFCIGQRFGKMTVKTGLAMLLRKFQVHRSPSTPETIKFHPRTVITTALGGIWLKLTDRSSGETVDLDGDR